Proteins encoded together in one Halococcus agarilyticus window:
- a CDS encoding IclR family transcriptional regulator gives MESNGSPDTIGAVRTAFSLLAAIAERGGTAGVTELATARDMPKSTVFKHLNTLAALGHLEREDGEYALGARLADLGQHSLARTALYPAAKPQIERLAKLTDETVGIAVGSHGRVADLYWDSRGESPVGTSGTSERPHCSAPGKAILSQCSDAEIDAIVAEFGLPVRTENTITDVERLTNAVGRVRERGVAIEREEQYEGVNSVAVPLTDLPPNAAIYVAGSAERLSSKRIEEDVPGILLSAANEVTKRFLATS, from the coding sequence ATGGAATCGAACGGATCGCCGGACACGATCGGGGCGGTGCGAACGGCGTTCTCGCTGCTCGCGGCGATCGCGGAGCGTGGCGGTACCGCCGGTGTCACCGAACTGGCGACCGCACGCGACATGCCGAAAAGCACCGTGTTCAAACACCTCAACACGCTCGCGGCGCTCGGCCACCTCGAACGAGAGGACGGCGAGTACGCCCTGGGCGCTCGCCTCGCGGATCTCGGCCAGCACTCGCTCGCCCGGACCGCCCTCTACCCCGCCGCGAAACCACAGATCGAGCGGTTGGCGAAGCTGACCGACGAGACGGTCGGGATCGCGGTCGGGAGTCATGGTCGCGTGGCCGATCTCTACTGGGACTCCCGCGGCGAGAGCCCGGTCGGCACGTCCGGCACATCGGAACGGCCCCACTGTAGCGCCCCGGGAAAGGCGATCCTCTCGCAGTGTTCGGACGCGGAGATCGATGCGATCGTCGCGGAGTTCGGCCTCCCCGTCCGGACCGAGAACACGATCACCGACGTCGAACGCCTCACGAACGCCGTCGGACGCGTCCGCGAGCGTGGCGTCGCGATCGAGCGCGAGGAGCAGTACGAGGGCGTCAACAGCGTCGCCGTGCCGCTCACCGATCTGCCGCCGAACGCGGCGATCTACGTCGCCGGGAGCGCCGAGCGCCTTTCGAGCAAGCGCATCGAGGAGGATGTCCCCGGTATTCTCCTGAGTGCGGCCAACGAAGTGACGAAGCGCTTTCTCGCCACGAGCTAG
- a CDS encoding AGE family epimerase/isomerase, with the protein MTTTSRNPELLRARTCRLLQFYWPDIVDRRFGGYVAQLDERDGHVYDGRSKHLVATCRAIHNFAIGVAIDGPTYCRAAAEHGLHFLRHVQWDEEDEGYDWLLSGRETADDTRHCYGHAFAVLATARAVEVGLPDANAELERALGVLDERFFEPEYGLYADAASGDWSAYHQYRGQNANMHACEALLAAYEATGDEAHLDRAATVAASLVRDRADEAGRVWEHYTTEWEPDLAYNRDEPDHLFRPWGYQPGHHAEWAKLLCHLAEHRDDAWLVPRAKELFDTAVAIGWDENHGGFHYTVDESGEPVVADKYGWALAEGIGAAARLAVHDETYLEWYDRLQGCATDHVVNPRFGNWYERLSHDWSWDGPNHGTAVEPGYHPVANQHVAMDVFEEHDELR; encoded by the coding sequence ATGACGACCACGAGCCGGAACCCCGAACTGCTCCGTGCCCGAACGTGTCGCCTGCTCCAGTTCTACTGGCCCGACATCGTGGACCGACGGTTCGGGGGGTACGTCGCCCAACTCGACGAACGCGACGGCCACGTGTACGACGGTCGATCGAAACACCTCGTCGCGACCTGCCGGGCGATCCACAACTTCGCGATCGGCGTCGCGATCGACGGGCCGACGTACTGCCGGGCGGCCGCCGAACACGGCCTCCACTTCCTCCGGCACGTCCAGTGGGACGAGGAAGACGAGGGCTACGACTGGCTCCTGTCGGGACGCGAAACCGCGGACGACACGCGCCACTGCTACGGCCACGCGTTCGCCGTCCTCGCGACCGCGCGCGCGGTCGAGGTCGGCCTACCCGACGCGAACGCGGAGCTGGAGCGCGCCCTCGGCGTTCTCGACGAACGCTTCTTCGAACCCGAGTACGGACTGTACGCCGACGCAGCGTCCGGTGACTGGAGCGCGTATCACCAGTACCGGGGACAGAACGCGAACATGCACGCGTGCGAAGCGCTGCTCGCAGCGTACGAGGCGACCGGCGACGAGGCGCATCTCGATCGCGCCGCCACCGTCGCGGCGTCGCTCGTTCGCGATCGTGCCGACGAGGCTGGCCGGGTGTGGGAGCACTACACCACCGAGTGGGAGCCCGATCTCGCGTACAACCGGGACGAGCCCGACCACCTGTTCCGCCCGTGGGGCTACCAGCCGGGCCACCACGCCGAGTGGGCGAAACTCCTCTGTCACCTCGCCGAACACCGCGACGACGCGTGGCTCGTTCCGCGCGCGAAGGAGCTGTTCGACACCGCGGTCGCAATCGGTTGGGACGAAAATCACGGCGGGTTCCACTACACGGTGGACGAGAGCGGCGAGCCGGTCGTGGCCGACAAGTACGGGTGGGCGCTGGCCGAGGGGATCGGCGCGGCGGCCCGCCTCGCGGTTCACGACGAGACGTATCTGGAGTGGTACGACCGACTCCAGGGGTGTGCGACCGATCACGTCGTCAACCCGCGGTTCGGCAACTGGTACGAGCGACTGAGCCACGACTGGAGCTGGGACGGGCCGAACCACGGCACCGCGGTCGAGCCTGGCTACCATCCAGTCGCCAACCAGCACGTCGCCATGGACGTTTTCGAGGAACACGACGAACTCCGGTGA